The proteins below are encoded in one region of Sphingobacterium sp. R2:
- a CDS encoding DNA translocase FtsK 4TM domain-containing protein, with protein MSNKGNTFRQTGNSVSGKRASQKESTTLKKEKSLKNTVPTDYSDAQQKAVKILGILLILLSLAFATAFVSYLFTWEDDQSYIAKTNGGWSTLFRSVEEINDEAVDLPVVDNKLGKFGALLANQFMYEWFGVASFLFIPVIFILGYRLLFKKSLLPLYRTVVYSFIAIVFISVTLGFLHGFMADTPHMLEGKFGFWTNKLLEAQVGIVGVGCILAFAYLTTLILLYNLDFKFVLFSNRKSSSFSGDIDQEDEDEYATQNLRNKIHIEDDSIQSVRESIQRPTSINERFQSAREKEVQEERQRPAFTHQPIPDVQIDPKDKVVLSFDDSPMDRTEHTPSISFTIDQPNEELEDAEVPLIREYQPPAVATPSQKESETSLEIEAVPGLVVEDIKEEKEITASDLVAQFGQYDPKLDLSGYQHPTLDLLRDYGGGKITINQHELEANKNKIVDTLRNYSIEIESIKATIGPTVTLYEIIPKPGVRISKIKNLEDDIALSLAALGIRIIAPMPGKGTIGIEVPNSNPEMVSMRSVLATEKFQKTEMDLPIALGKTISNEVYIADLAKMPHLLVAGATGQGKSVGINAILTSLLYKKHPAELKFVLVDPKKVELSLFKKVERHFLAKLPDDGDAIITDTKKVINTLNSLCIEMDQRYDLLKNAQVRNLKEYNSKFINRRLNPEEGHRFLPYIVLIVDEFADLMMTAGKEVETPIARLAQLARAVGIHLVIATQRPSVNIITGTIKANFPARLAFRVLSKVDSRTILDTGGADQLIGRGDMLLATGSDLIRIQCAFVDTPEVEQISDYIGAQRGYPSAFMLPEYVDENGDGSGSTDFDPKDRDQLFEEAARLIVMHQQGSTSLIQRKLKLGYNRAGRIIDQLEAAGIVGPFEGSKAREVLYPDEYSLEQFLETLKKDN; from the coding sequence ATGTCAAACAAAGGAAATACATTTAGGCAGACAGGAAATTCAGTTTCCGGCAAACGTGCCTCTCAAAAGGAATCGACAACATTAAAAAAAGAAAAAAGTCTAAAAAACACTGTGCCAACAGATTATTCTGATGCACAGCAAAAAGCGGTCAAGATATTAGGAATTTTATTGATCTTGCTTTCATTGGCTTTTGCCACAGCTTTCGTTTCGTATCTATTTACCTGGGAAGACGATCAAAGTTATATCGCTAAAACCAATGGCGGCTGGTCTACATTATTCCGGTCTGTAGAAGAGATTAATGACGAAGCGGTGGATCTACCTGTTGTCGATAATAAATTAGGGAAATTTGGGGCATTGCTTGCCAACCAGTTCATGTACGAATGGTTTGGCGTCGCATCGTTTCTTTTTATCCCAGTAATCTTTATTTTAGGTTATCGCTTGTTGTTTAAAAAATCTTTGCTACCATTGTACCGTACTGTGGTCTATTCCTTTATTGCCATCGTTTTTATTTCCGTAACACTGGGCTTCTTACATGGATTTATGGCCGACACTCCGCATATGCTCGAGGGTAAATTTGGCTTTTGGACCAATAAATTATTGGAAGCACAAGTTGGCATTGTCGGCGTTGGCTGTATATTAGCTTTTGCATACCTCACCACATTAATCTTATTATACAACCTAGATTTCAAATTTGTTCTTTTCAGCAACAGAAAATCCAGTTCGTTTTCGGGAGATATAGATCAGGAGGACGAAGATGAATACGCTACACAAAACCTAAGGAACAAAATTCATATCGAAGATGATTCCATCCAATCTGTACGGGAATCCATCCAACGGCCGACATCCATCAACGAGCGTTTTCAATCTGCCCGCGAAAAGGAAGTACAAGAAGAGCGTCAACGCCCTGCATTTACCCATCAACCAATACCTGATGTACAGATTGATCCAAAAGATAAAGTGGTACTATCATTTGATGATAGTCCTATGGATCGAACAGAGCATACACCATCTATCAGTTTTACAATTGACCAGCCGAATGAAGAATTAGAAGACGCGGAGGTACCGCTAATACGTGAATACCAACCGCCAGCTGTAGCGACTCCGTCCCAAAAAGAATCTGAAACATCACTCGAAATCGAAGCAGTGCCAGGTCTGGTTGTCGAAGATATCAAAGAAGAAAAAGAAATTACCGCCAGCGACCTTGTGGCGCAATTCGGACAATATGATCCAAAATTGGATCTTTCGGGTTATCAACACCCAACTTTGGATTTATTGAGAGACTATGGTGGGGGTAAAATAACAATCAATCAACACGAACTCGAAGCAAACAAAAACAAGATTGTTGATACCCTGAGAAACTATAGCATTGAGATCGAAAGCATTAAAGCAACCATCGGGCCAACGGTAACTTTGTATGAAATTATACCAAAACCAGGGGTAAGGATTTCAAAAATCAAGAATCTAGAAGATGACATTGCTTTAAGTCTTGCTGCTTTAGGCATCCGTATTATTGCGCCTATGCCCGGAAAAGGAACTATCGGTATTGAAGTACCAAACTCCAATCCGGAGATGGTATCCATGCGATCGGTACTCGCTACAGAGAAGTTTCAAAAAACAGAAATGGATCTGCCTATTGCGTTAGGTAAAACAATCTCCAATGAAGTGTATATTGCAGATTTAGCGAAAATGCCCCACCTCTTGGTTGCAGGTGCTACCGGCCAAGGTAAATCAGTCGGTATTAATGCCATTCTGACCTCTTTGCTGTACAAAAAACATCCGGCTGAGCTCAAATTCGTACTCGTTGACCCTAAAAAAGTGGAACTCTCTTTATTCAAAAAAGTTGAACGGCACTTCCTTGCGAAATTACCTGATGACGGAGACGCCATCATTACCGATACTAAAAAAGTAATTAACACACTAAATAGCTTGTGTATAGAGATGGATCAGCGTTATGATTTGTTAAAAAATGCTCAGGTACGTAATTTAAAGGAATATAATTCAAAATTTATCAATCGCCGATTAAACCCTGAAGAGGGTCATCGATTCTTACCTTATATCGTTCTTATTGTTGATGAGTTTGCCGACTTGATGATGACAGCAGGAAAAGAGGTAGAAACACCAATTGCGCGCTTGGCCCAATTAGCCCGTGCAGTGGGCATTCACCTAGTCATAGCAACCCAGCGGCCATCTGTTAATATCATTACCGGTACAATTAAGGCCAACTTCCCTGCTCGTCTTGCATTCCGTGTTTTATCAAAAGTCGATTCACGGACTATTCTAGATACAGGCGGGGCTGATCAGTTGATCGGTCGAGGTGATATGCTGCTGGCTACGGGAAGTGATCTGATACGTATTCAATGTGCATTTGTCGATACACCTGAAGTTGAACAGATTTCCGACTACATCGGTGCACAACGAGGCTATCCTTCGGCATTTATGCTTCCAGAATACGTAGATGAAAACGGTGATGGTTCTGGTAGTACAGATTTCGACCCCAAAGACCGCGATCAATTGTTCGAAGAGGCTGCCCGATTGATTGTCATGCATCAGCAAGGCTCAACTTCATTAATCCAACGTAAATTAAAATTGGGTTATAACAGAGCAGGACGAATCATCGATCAATTGGAAGCTGCAGGAATTGTAGGTCCATTTGAAGGTAGTAAAGCACGCGAAGTGCTCTATCCAGATGAGTATTCATTAGAACAATTTTTGGAGACGTTAAAAAAGGACAACTAA
- a CDS encoding lytic transglycosylase domain-containing protein, which translates to MIRKKVLCSSVILFALLLSKLYSTPHNNASNEGKIAHSKLILIPAHSGKDDEKKEKVNSLESYMNSLTFAEDSLPMDRPLVESKLRKFFNRFSFKKTGSYDMHRKAETYLPMIAKILKSHGIPEDFKYIPLVESGLSKAVVSSKGAGGYWQFMPATARLYGLRVNGKVDDRKDLIKSTHAAAKYLKYLYAQFGNWTLVAAAYNVGDGSLKGSIRRQKKDDYFALKLNNETGSYVYKLVSMKEIIEHPQKHGYSRYANKELETLDQEPNML; encoded by the coding sequence ATGATAAGAAAGAAAGTTTTATGTAGTAGCGTAATTTTGTTTGCTTTATTGCTGTCGAAATTATACTCAACCCCACACAACAACGCTTCGAACGAAGGTAAGATAGCCCATTCGAAGCTCATCTTAATTCCAGCTCATTCTGGAAAAGATGACGAGAAGAAAGAAAAAGTCAATTCGTTGGAATCTTATATGAATTCCTTGACATTTGCCGAAGATTCCTTACCTATGGATCGTCCGCTTGTGGAAAGTAAATTGCGCAAATTTTTCAATCGATTCTCGTTTAAAAAGACAGGATCTTACGATATGCATAGAAAGGCAGAGACCTATTTGCCAATGATCGCTAAGATCCTTAAATCACATGGTATTCCGGAGGACTTTAAGTACATTCCATTGGTGGAAAGCGGACTTAGTAAGGCTGTAGTCTCCTCTAAGGGGGCAGGTGGTTATTGGCAATTTATGCCCGCAACAGCCCGTTTGTATGGATTGCGAGTCAATGGTAAAGTCGATGACCGGAAAGATCTTATTAAATCAACGCATGCTGCTGCCAAGTACCTTAAATATCTGTATGCCCAATTTGGAAACTGGACTTTGGTGGCTGCTGCATACAATGTCGGTGATGGTAGTCTAAAGGGCTCCATCAGGAGGCAAAAAAAGGATGACTATTTCGCGTTGAAGTTGAATAATGAAACGGGTTCGTATGTATACAAGCTTGTTTCAATGAAGGAAATTATTGAACATCCGCAGAAGCATGGCTATTCGCGTTATGCGAATAAAGAATTGGAAACCTTAGATCAGGAACCGAATATGCTGTAA
- a CDS encoding outer membrane lipoprotein carrier protein LolA, producing the protein MKKQLWFIVGLLLIIYSQNSYAQNDAAAKALLTKVSQKYNTYKTIQANFSLLIKQANGGSHTDAGTLYLDKANNKYQVNTKNQVLISDAKTQWNIMKAEKEVEISDASNSTNEINATNIFSFYTTGFKYTLTNAEKVNGLTLNVVNLTPVDSKKNYSKIKLRINKATNLIYDTTIFDKSGNRYTYTLASQQGNKALSDNLFVFNKNDYKGFDIVDLR; encoded by the coding sequence ATGAAAAAGCAATTATGGTTTATTGTAGGGCTGCTATTAATAATATACAGTCAAAACAGTTATGCACAAAATGATGCGGCTGCTAAGGCGCTATTGACAAAAGTGAGCCAAAAGTACAATACATACAAAACAATACAGGCCAACTTCTCATTGCTTATTAAACAAGCGAACGGAGGATCACATACAGATGCTGGAACCCTATACCTGGACAAGGCTAACAACAAATATCAGGTGAACACCAAAAATCAAGTATTGATATCAGACGCCAAAACACAGTGGAATATCATGAAAGCTGAAAAAGAAGTTGAAATTTCAGACGCCAGCAATTCGACCAATGAGATCAACGCAACAAACATCTTTAGCTTCTATACGACTGGTTTTAAGTATACATTGACCAATGCCGAAAAGGTCAATGGACTTACATTGAATGTCGTGAATTTAACTCCAGTGGATAGCAAAAAAAACTATTCAAAGATAAAGCTGCGCATCAATAAAGCAACAAATTTGATCTACGATACCACTATATTTGATAAAAGTGGAAACCGCTATACCTATACATTAGCATCACAACAGGGCAATAAGGCACTTTCAGATAATCTATTCGTATTTAACAAGAATGACTACAAAGGATTCGATATAGTCGATTTAAGATAA
- a CDS encoding TIGR01212 family radical SAM protein (This family includes YhcC from E. coli K-12, an uncharacterized radical SAM protein.), with amino-acid sequence MGTLLDNGVKPYNHYGAYLKQKYNGQRVFKVIVDGNFTCPNRDGSKGYGGCTYCNVDSFTPDTARKIPSIREQVESGIERARNSYGAEKFIIYFQPNTNTYAPTHLLKMMYDEALSIDPENTLGLSVGTRPDCLDFEKIALLESYTDRYDVDLEMGMESIYNDTLEKINRGCSHDEFIQAMDMLKDTPLEICVHTIFGFPWESEEMMLKYADEINRFPQIKFVKLHHLHIVEGSIMGVKYKREPFELFSIEGYTDFLAKLIPRLRPDLIIQRIFGIADKELLIAPNWGFPKSHIQTAIDKGLEARQVVQGSLF; translated from the coding sequence ATGGGTACATTATTGGATAACGGAGTTAAACCGTATAATCATTACGGGGCTTATTTAAAGCAAAAATATAACGGACAACGAGTGTTTAAAGTGATTGTGGATGGTAATTTTACCTGTCCCAATCGCGATGGCAGTAAGGGCTACGGCGGTTGTACGTACTGTAATGTTGATTCTTTTACGCCGGATACAGCGCGCAAAATTCCATCGATACGGGAACAGGTGGAATCGGGGATCGAAAGAGCGCGCAATAGCTATGGTGCGGAAAAGTTTATTATCTATTTCCAGCCAAACACGAATACGTATGCGCCGACTCATTTACTAAAAATGATGTATGATGAGGCCCTAAGCATTGATCCTGAAAATACCTTAGGTCTTTCTGTGGGAACACGTCCTGATTGTTTGGATTTTGAAAAGATTGCGTTATTGGAGTCTTATACGGATCGTTATGATGTAGATTTGGAAATGGGAATGGAATCTATCTACAACGATACACTGGAGAAAATTAATAGAGGCTGTTCGCACGATGAGTTTATTCAGGCAATGGATATGTTAAAGGATACACCGCTAGAGATTTGTGTACATACAATCTTTGGTTTTCCATGGGAATCGGAAGAGATGATGTTAAAGTATGCAGACGAGATTAACCGGTTTCCACAGATTAAATTTGTAAAATTGCACCACTTACATATTGTAGAAGGCTCTATTATGGGGGTAAAGTATAAAAGGGAACCTTTTGAACTTTTCTCGATAGAAGGGTATACTGATTTCTTAGCCAAATTGATTCCAAGATTACGGCCTGATCTGATTATTCAACGTATTTTCGGGATTGCAGACAAAGAGTTGTTGATAGCACCAAATTGGGGCTTTCCGAAGTCACATATACAAACTGCGATAGATAAAGGCTTGGAGGCACGTCAGGTTGTGCAGGGAAGTCTCTTTTAG
- a CDS encoding N-acetyltransferase family protein yields MNTFEIRKATLADKGRIWEIIQQAIALRKEQGSRQWQDGYPNEDVVQSDIDKGYGHVVEVAHRIVGYVAIIFDVEPAYDDIEGEWLSNGPYVGIHRLASAQDPHIKGLGTAIMLGVEEIAIDHSVYSIKVDTNFDNGGMLHVFQKLGYQYCGEVHFRGASRKAFEKLLK; encoded by the coding sequence ATGAACACGTTTGAGATACGTAAAGCGACATTAGCTGATAAAGGACGAATTTGGGAGATCATACAGCAGGCGATTGCCTTAAGGAAGGAACAAGGCAGCAGGCAATGGCAAGATGGATATCCGAATGAGGATGTCGTACAATCAGATATTGATAAAGGATATGGCCATGTCGTTGAAGTAGCGCATAGGATTGTAGGTTATGTTGCAATAATTTTTGATGTGGAGCCTGCTTATGATGATATCGAAGGGGAATGGTTGAGCAATGGTCCCTATGTCGGTATACACAGACTTGCCTCGGCGCAGGATCCCCATATAAAGGGGCTGGGAACGGCTATTATGCTGGGGGTTGAGGAGATTGCAATTGATCATTCGGTTTATAGTATCAAGGTAGATACTAATTTTGATAATGGCGGTATGTTGCACGTGTTTCAAAAATTGGGATACCAATATTGTGGTGAGGTGCATTTTAGAGGTGCGTCACGTAAAGCTTTTGAAAAACTATTAAAATAA
- the tyrS gene encoding tyrosine--tRNA ligase — translation MSFVEELRWRGMLQDIMPGTEDLLNKEKVAGYIGFDPTGDSLHVGHLTQIMTLIHFQNAGHKPVALVGGATGMIGDPSFKSAERNLLDEATLQHNVACLKKQLGKFLEFGEGENDAQMVNNYDWFKDFKFLDFIRDIGKMITVNYMMAKDSVKKRLEGDNGLSFTEFTYQLIQGYDFYYLWKHHNCKIQMGGSDQWGNIVTGSEMIRRQDQGTAYAITTQLIKKADGQKFGKTESGAVWLDPKKTSPYKYYQFWLNTSDDDAKNWIKIFTLKPQNEIEAIIADHDAAPHLRLVQKALAKDITIRTHSEEAYETAIKTSEFLFGNGSLEFLDNLDHEAVLEVFEGIPQFQIARTDLATGINILDLLAVQTQVFPSKGEARKMLQGGGVSINREKATDIEASITINHLLNNKYIVAQRGKKNYYLIIAD, via the coding sequence GTTTTGACCCCACAGGAGACTCTCTACACGTAGGACACTTAACTCAAATCATGACATTGATCCACTTCCAAAATGCGGGCCATAAGCCGGTGGCTTTGGTTGGAGGCGCAACGGGGATGATTGGAGACCCTTCTTTCAAATCTGCAGAGCGTAACTTGTTGGACGAAGCTACCCTACAGCATAATGTAGCTTGTCTGAAAAAACAGTTAGGCAAATTTCTCGAATTTGGAGAAGGTGAAAATGATGCCCAAATGGTTAATAATTACGATTGGTTTAAAGATTTTAAATTTTTGGACTTTATACGTGATATTGGTAAAATGATTACCGTTAACTATATGATGGCAAAAGATTCTGTAAAAAAACGTTTAGAAGGCGACAATGGTCTTTCATTTACAGAATTTACCTATCAATTGATTCAGGGATATGACTTCTATTACCTATGGAAGCACCACAACTGCAAAATTCAGATGGGTGGGTCCGATCAATGGGGTAATATCGTAACAGGAAGTGAAATGATTCGTCGTCAGGATCAAGGAACAGCCTATGCCATCACCACACAATTGATCAAAAAAGCGGATGGCCAAAAATTTGGAAAGACAGAATCTGGGGCAGTATGGCTAGATCCAAAGAAAACTTCTCCGTATAAATATTACCAATTTTGGTTGAATACATCCGATGATGATGCTAAAAACTGGATCAAAATCTTTACGCTAAAACCTCAAAACGAAATAGAGGCTATTATTGCAGACCATGATGCTGCCCCTCATTTACGTTTAGTTCAAAAAGCATTGGCAAAAGATATCACCATTCGCACACACTCGGAAGAAGCTTATGAAACAGCGATCAAAACTTCTGAATTTCTTTTTGGAAATGGTTCGTTGGAATTCTTGGACAATTTAGATCATGAGGCTGTTCTGGAAGTATTTGAAGGTATTCCGCAATTCCAGATCGCTCGTACAGATCTCGCTACAGGCATCAATATTCTTGATTTACTGGCTGTTCAGACTCAAGTATTCCCTTCAAAAGGCGAAGCCCGAAAAATGCTGCAAGGCGGGGGAGTTTCTATCAATAGAGAAAAAGCTACGGATATTGAAGCCTCCATTACCATCAATCACCTGCTAAACAATAAATATATTGTTGCACAACGCGGTAAAAAGAATTATTACCTGATTATCGCAGATTAG
- a CDS encoding nucleoside triphosphate pyrophosphohydrolase family protein, which yields MTDPKTLSSVAEFHKTFQHPILDTPTIPSEQRCALRVSLIAEELKELEEAIQDKDLVEIADALCDIQYVLAGAVLEFGLKDKFSALFDEVQRSNMSKACKDEAEAIATQEHYKLKGVESYYKEVDGKFLVFRTADNKTLKSINYSPADLKTIVEG from the coding sequence ATGACTGATCCGAAAACACTCTCTTCCGTTGCGGAATTCCATAAAACATTCCAACATCCCATCCTTGACACGCCTACCATTCCATCTGAACAACGCTGCGCTTTAAGGGTATCGTTGATTGCTGAAGAATTAAAAGAATTAGAAGAAGCCATCCAGGATAAAGATTTGGTAGAGATTGCAGACGCACTATGTGATATCCAATATGTACTTGCCGGCGCAGTATTGGAATTTGGCTTAAAAGATAAATTCTCTGCTCTTTTTGATGAGGTTCAACGTTCTAACATGAGTAAAGCATGTAAAGACGAAGCGGAAGCAATTGCTACCCAAGAACACTATAAATTGAAAGGAGTAGAATCATATTACAAAGAAGTTGATGGCAAATTTTTAGTATTCAGAACTGCTGACAACAAAACTTTAAAATCCATCAATTACTCTCCAGCAGATCTAAAAACGATTGTTGAGGGCTAA
- a CDS encoding pseudouridine synthase, protein MPFSNKRNSRDDNSRKSRGNSDSFKSRGDKNNSFGKKSYGSNDSSERGSFRKDDNRENRSFGSKKFSDRPSFQKDNNSSRSKDNSEKSFGRGSRPFDKNNSSTSFDKKDSFNKFNRSERSFDKKDNFKRNDRNDGPRSFDRSERSFDKKDNFKRNDRNDGPRSFDRSERSFDKKDNFKRNDRNDGPRSFDRSERSFDKRDNFKRNDRNDGPRSFDRSERSFDKRDNFKRNDRNDGPRSSNRKFDGERSRNFDENNNFGEKQYIKRPKKKTAESEDDGLVRLNRYIANAGICSRRKADELISAGVIWVNGEPVTELGTKVDPATDEIRYNNERLKREKNVYVLLNKPKDYITTTDDPQERHTVMELVSKATKERIYPVGRLDRNTTGLLLMTNDGSLAEKLSHPRNSISKIYNVELNKSLTQGDFNKINFGIELEDGVIKPDDLSYVQGGSKREVGIQIHSGKNRIVRRIFESLGYEVVKLDRVVYANLTKKDLPRGRWRYLEEREIVQLKHLL, encoded by the coding sequence ATGCCATTCAGCAATAAAAGGAACAGTCGTGATGACAACTCCAGAAAGTCACGAGGCAACTCAGACAGCTTCAAATCTAGAGGCGACAAGAACAATAGTTTCGGAAAAAAATCATACGGGTCAAACGACTCTTCTGAAAGAGGATCTTTCAGAAAAGATGATAATCGTGAAAATAGATCATTCGGATCTAAAAAATTCTCAGACAGACCATCATTCCAAAAAGATAATAATTCCTCCCGTTCAAAAGATAATTCAGAAAAATCATTTGGTAGAGGATCGCGTCCATTTGATAAAAATAATTCTTCAACATCTTTTGATAAAAAAGATTCCTTCAATAAATTCAACAGATCAGAACGTTCTTTCGACAAAAAAGATAACTTCAAACGTAACGACAGAAATGACGGTCCAAGGTCATTCGACAGATCAGAACGTTCTTTCGACAAAAAAGATAACTTCAAACGTAACGACAGAAATGACGGTCCAAGATCATTCGACAGATCAGAACGTTCTTTCGACAAAAAAGATAACTTCAAACGTAACGACAGAAATGACGGTCCAAGATCATTCGACAGATCAGAACGTTCTTTTGACAAAAGAGATAACTTCAAACGTAACGACAGAAATGACGGTCCAAGATCATTCGACAGATCAGAACGTTCTTTTGACAAAAGAGATAACTTCAAACGTAACGACAGAAATGACGGTCCAAGGTCTTCAAACAGAAAATTTGACGGAGAGAGAAGTCGAAATTTCGATGAAAACAATAACTTTGGTGAAAAACAATATATTAAACGTCCAAAGAAGAAGACTGCGGAGTCAGAGGATGACGGCTTAGTTCGTTTGAATCGTTACATCGCCAATGCTGGTATTTGTTCAAGACGTAAAGCAGATGAACTTATCTCGGCTGGTGTCATTTGGGTAAATGGAGAACCTGTTACCGAATTGGGTACTAAAGTAGACCCGGCAACAGATGAAATCCGCTACAACAACGAACGCTTGAAACGTGAGAAAAATGTTTATGTTTTGTTAAACAAACCAAAAGATTATATCACAACTACAGACGATCCCCAAGAGCGTCATACGGTGATGGAACTTGTTTCTAAAGCAACCAAAGAAAGAATCTATCCTGTTGGTCGCCTTGATAGAAATACGACAGGACTGCTTTTAATGACAAATGATGGAAGCCTTGCCGAAAAGCTTTCGCACCCGCGTAACAGCATCAGCAAAATCTATAATGTCGAACTAAACAAAAGCCTTACACAGGGCGATTTTAACAAAATTAACTTTGGTATCGAATTAGAAGACGGTGTGATCAAACCAGACGATTTGAGCTATGTTCAAGGTGGATCAAAACGCGAAGTCGGCATCCAGATTCACTCAGGAAAAAATCGTATCGTACGCCGTATTTTTGAATCTTTAGGATATGAAGTAGTTAAATTAGATCGTGTGGTATATGCCAATCTGACTAAAAAAGACTTACCTCGTGGCCGTTGGAGATACCTAGAAGAACGAGAAATCGTGCAATTAAAGCACCTACTTTAA
- a CDS encoding CDP-alcohol phosphatidyltransferase family protein, with the protein MSELKINKKLFQDRKRTNILSEPEQKLISYLVPRIPNWITSDGLTAIGFLGSLMILGSFILAEYVDIRYLLLGIPGFFVQWFGDSLDGRIAFYRNKSRRWYGFALDIVMDWISTVFIGLGYVLYTVGDYKYLGFSLVALYGWAMIISQLRYRITDKYTIDAGILGPTEIRVVISLVMLFEVLMPGSINWCVLVICIALFIINANDTRLLLKLGDEKDKEDKLMKQQEENI; encoded by the coding sequence ATGAGTGAGTTAAAAATAAATAAAAAGCTTTTTCAGGATAGAAAGCGAACAAATATCTTAAGTGAACCCGAACAAAAGCTTATTTCGTATCTCGTTCCCCGAATCCCAAATTGGATTACTTCTGATGGACTTACAGCCATCGGATTTCTAGGTTCGTTAATGATATTGGGAAGTTTTATACTGGCCGAATACGTTGATATCCGTTATTTACTTCTAGGAATTCCTGGTTTTTTTGTGCAGTGGTTTGGTGATTCATTGGATGGACGGATCGCATTTTATCGGAATAAATCCCGTCGGTGGTACGGTTTTGCGTTGGATATTGTAATGGATTGGATCAGTACGGTTTTCATTGGACTGGGATATGTGCTTTACACTGTAGGAGATTACAAGTACCTGGGTTTTTCATTAGTGGCATTATATGGTTGGGCAATGATTATTTCTCAGCTTAGGTATAGAATTACGGATAAGTATACAATAGATGCTGGGATTTTGGGCCCCACTGAAATCCGCGTGGTTATTTCATTAGTCATGCTCTTCGAAGTCTTAATGCCTGGATCCATTAATTGGTGCGTACTTGTAATTTGTATTGCGCTATTTATAATTAATGCAAATGATACGCGCCTACTTCTCAAATTGGGCGATGAAAAAGATAAAGAGGATAAATTGATGAAACAGCAGGAGGAGAATATTTAA
- a CDS encoding GtrA family protein has protein sequence MSSKFVTFLKAQLSAFLGGLFDFGVYSACYKLLHISAPFSNAISGSLGAIVNFLINRYWSFGSTQKSVGSQLWKFVIVVCGSIALKSTGIHFLVDVYHVNFLFSKLVVELLVSLGFNYTLQRFWVFKTDEKD, from the coding sequence ATGTCTTCCAAGTTTGTTACTTTTTTAAAAGCGCAACTTTCCGCCTTTTTAGGCGGTTTGTTTGATTTTGGGGTATACTCAGCGTGCTATAAATTACTTCATATCAGTGCTCCTTTTTCTAATGCTATTAGCGGCAGCCTTGGAGCAATTGTTAATTTTCTGATCAATCGCTACTGGTCGTTTGGAAGCACACAAAAGTCTGTAGGAAGCCAACTATGGAAATTTGTGATTGTTGTTTGTGGTAGCATTGCACTGAAGTCTACAGGTATTCATTTTTTAGTTGATGTATATCATGTGAATTTCCTTTTCTCAAAACTTGTTGTAGAGTTGCTCGTTTCTTTGGGCTTCAACTATACACTTCAACGTTTTTGGGTTTTTAAAACTGATGAAAAGGACTAA